A stretch of Candidatus Hinthialibacter antarcticus DNA encodes these proteins:
- a CDS encoding DUF2961 domain-containing protein, translating into MFRFIPFLLFTLFTMTAHAQAPDAMRALSQSPDFQTHRISSYDPSGGNDDRISIPPGQEVTIAEIEGPGAITHIWNTISAEKYYPRMVVLRIYWDGQETPSVEAPLGDFFGVGHGLERPFQSLPVAVSADGRARNCYWYMPFQKSARVTILHEGFDPVRAFYYYIDYQTYGSLPDDTLYFHARYQQAVPNAEADLKGVNLDGKSNYVLLETRGKGKYVGSVLNVQTNQDGWFGEGDDMFFIDGAEQPRLSGTGTEDYFSDAWGFREFAYPFYGVTVWEGMKSGDRGTAYRWHINDPIAFESSLKATIEHGHANDREDDFTSTAFWYQTLPSPKFEPLPLVMERLPKEGKSYAQLQFLHKQVALHRQQNRLEEALNAVSQFGEEHPIADEFGYLSMRRGLLLQEQGKRDEALEQFQTALRKSQANDPANERDAFWIRQVSEREIKTLDEGRSGWAYITGCNEFELYWNGEKVGGGNGWVNIHSIEIDKARGKAVIAARCRMDAAHPGWMLHLGHRAGVAVTDETWNYSLKETEGWNQPRFDDSGWGHAAVKGELNADPWRSIRSPFAFYAPLFAGRLIGPEADISGEKWVYFRKEIQIK; encoded by the coding sequence ATGTTTCGATTCATCCCCTTTTTACTCTTCACACTGTTCACCATGACCGCCCACGCGCAAGCGCCGGACGCGATGCGCGCTTTGTCTCAATCGCCGGATTTCCAAACCCATCGCATCTCCAGCTACGACCCCAGCGGCGGCAACGACGACCGCATCTCGATCCCCCCCGGGCAGGAAGTCACCATCGCCGAGATCGAAGGGCCGGGGGCGATTACCCATATCTGGAACACCATTTCCGCCGAAAAATATTACCCGCGCATGGTGGTGCTGCGCATCTATTGGGACGGACAGGAAACGCCGTCGGTCGAAGCGCCGCTGGGCGATTTCTTCGGCGTGGGGCATGGACTGGAACGCCCGTTTCAAAGCCTTCCGGTGGCGGTTTCCGCTGATGGACGCGCCCGCAATTGTTACTGGTACATGCCGTTTCAAAAATCCGCCCGGGTGACGATCCTGCACGAGGGCTTCGATCCGGTGCGCGCGTTTTATTACTACATCGACTACCAAACCTATGGCTCGCTGCCTGACGATACGCTGTACTTCCACGCCCGCTACCAGCAGGCGGTCCCCAATGCGGAGGCCGACCTCAAGGGCGTCAACCTCGACGGCAAGTCGAACTATGTGCTGCTCGAAACCCGGGGCAAGGGCAAGTACGTCGGCAGCGTGTTGAATGTTCAGACCAACCAGGACGGCTGGTTCGGCGAAGGCGACGACATGTTCTTCATCGACGGCGCAGAACAGCCGCGCTTGAGCGGGACCGGGACGGAAGACTACTTCAGCGACGCTTGGGGCTTTCGCGAATTCGCTTATCCATTTTACGGCGTCACCGTTTGGGAGGGCATGAAATCGGGCGACCGGGGGACAGCCTACCGATGGCATATCAACGACCCGATTGCGTTTGAGTCGTCGCTGAAAGCCACGATTGAACACGGCCACGCCAACGACCGCGAGGATGATTTCACCAGCACGGCTTTCTGGTATCAGACGCTGCCCAGCCCCAAATTCGAGCCGCTGCCGCTGGTGATGGAGCGCCTGCCGAAAGAAGGCAAAAGCTATGCGCAGTTGCAGTTTTTACATAAACAGGTCGCGCTTCACCGCCAACAAAACCGCCTCGAAGAAGCGCTGAACGCCGTCAGTCAATTTGGAGAAGAACACCCCATCGCGGATGAATTTGGCTATCTCTCCATGCGGCGCGGATTGCTGCTGCAAGAACAGGGGAAACGCGACGAAGCGCTTGAGCAATTTCAAACCGCGCTGCGCAAGAGCCAGGCGAACGACCCCGCCAATGAGCGCGACGCCTTCTGGATTCGCCAGGTTTCTGAGCGCGAAATCAAGACGCTGGATGAGGGCCGCAGCGGCTGGGCCTACATCACTGGCTGTAACGAATTTGAACTGTATTGGAACGGCGAAAAAGTCGGCGGCGGCAATGGCTGGGTGAACATTCATTCCATCGAGATTGATAAGGCCCGGGGCAAAGCGGTCATCGCAGCGCGTTGCCGCATGGACGCGGCGCATCCCGGTTGGATGTTGCACCTAGGCCATCGCGCAGGCGTCGCCGTCACCGATGAAACCTGGAACTATTCACTGAAAGAAACCGAAGGCTGGAACCAGCCCCGGTTTGATGACTCGGGTTGGGGGCATGCAGCCGTCAAAGGCGAATTAAACGCTGATCCCTGGCGCTCGATCCGCTCGCCGTTTGCGTTTTACGCGCCGCTGTTTGCTGGCAGACTGATCGGACCGGAAGCAGACATCAGTGGAGAGAAATGGGTCTATTTTCGCAAAGAAATTCAAATAAAGTG
- the mutL gene encoding DNA mismatch repair endonuclease MutL, with protein sequence MNRWVDRAAPGAIILPSMIHILPPEIANRIAAGEVVERPASVVRELIDNAIDAGARRIDVEVRDGGLGLIRVTDDGVGMAPEDATLCVKRHATSKIQTGDDLDSITTKGFRGEALAAIASVSKFEVKTRQQGAEWATRLLVEASIEREPEQTGAPVGTTISVSDLFYNTPARRKFLKKPATELGHVLAAINTHALAHESIHFTFTNNQNRSLDLPAVANRPERIKQIFGGTILSEMIPVDFESPILSISGFVSRPTLTRNGAQHLFFFVNDRYIKDRLLHRAVMNGYRNLLPTGRYPVVFLHLQLDPGEIDVNVHPTKQEIKFSREDAVFSAVYGSIRQSWDKRDEAKQEVQHIFEELDDDAPTRPKKIEMPPRESWSPPASTQAAPASPPQQTTPPPRVEPQAPQPIQAQENDASSSSETTDNAAPGSTAPGPTPESQAPAAPDPIMELNRRPVGDASPPSSRDAAFHDLGKAEKRLDDVFEAVSLEGVEPLQVIGQLLNSYILAESKEGFYLIDQHAAHERLMFEKFLVQSQNASIAKQALLFPLTIDLSTPEVVWIEDQTDMLDHLGFEIEPFGPQTIILRTLPSHINAEQAEAFLKDLLGEMQREGSTAERQDRALHTMACRAAVKFGDRLTPDDMTGIIRGLESIPRRNVCPHGRPSILYVGDGDLRKLFKRTGFD encoded by the coding sequence ATGAATCGCTGGGTAGACAGGGCGGCGCCCGGCGCCATAATCCTACCATCTATGATTCATATTCTTCCTCCTGAAATTGCCAATCGCATCGCCGCTGGCGAAGTGGTCGAACGCCCCGCGTCGGTGGTGCGCGAATTAATCGACAACGCCATTGATGCGGGCGCCCGGCGCATTGACGTCGAAGTGCGCGACGGCGGCTTGGGGCTGATCCGCGTAACCGACGATGGCGTGGGCATGGCGCCGGAAGACGCGACCCTGTGCGTAAAACGCCACGCCACCAGCAAAATTCAAACGGGAGACGACCTCGACTCGATCACAACCAAGGGCTTTCGCGGCGAAGCATTGGCGGCGATTGCGTCTGTCTCGAAGTTTGAGGTCAAAACCCGTCAGCAAGGCGCTGAATGGGCCACCCGCTTATTGGTCGAAGCCAGCATCGAACGCGAGCCGGAACAAACCGGGGCGCCAGTCGGCACCACCATTTCAGTTAGCGATTTATTTTATAACACGCCCGCGCGCCGCAAATTTTTGAAGAAACCCGCCACCGAGTTAGGGCATGTGCTGGCGGCGATCAATACCCACGCGCTGGCGCATGAGTCGATCCATTTCACGTTCACCAACAATCAAAACCGTTCGCTTGATCTGCCCGCCGTGGCCAACCGCCCCGAACGCATCAAGCAGATTTTCGGCGGTACGATTCTGAGCGAAATGATCCCGGTGGATTTTGAATCGCCGATCCTTTCGATCAGCGGGTTCGTCTCGCGTCCCACCCTGACCCGCAACGGCGCTCAGCATCTGTTCTTCTTCGTCAACGACCGCTACATCAAAGACCGCCTGCTGCATCGCGCCGTGATGAACGGCTATCGCAACCTGCTGCCTACCGGGCGCTACCCGGTGGTGTTTTTACATCTGCAACTCGACCCCGGCGAGATCGACGTCAACGTGCATCCCACTAAACAGGAAATCAAATTCTCGCGTGAGGACGCGGTCTTCTCAGCGGTGTATGGTTCGATCCGCCAATCGTGGGACAAGCGCGACGAAGCCAAGCAGGAAGTGCAACACATCTTTGAGGAACTCGACGACGACGCGCCTACAAGGCCGAAGAAGATCGAGATGCCGCCGAGAGAGTCTTGGTCGCCGCCTGCTTCGACGCAGGCCGCGCCGGCTAGCCCGCCTCAACAGACAACGCCGCCGCCTCGCGTAGAACCGCAAGCGCCGCAGCCAATACAGGCACAAGAGAATGACGCCTCGTCCTCGTCTGAGACAACCGACAACGCGGCGCCGGGTTCGACTGCGCCCGGGCCGACGCCTGAATCGCAAGCCCCCGCCGCGCCAGACCCGATCATGGAACTGAACCGGCGCCCGGTCGGCGACGCATCGCCGCCGTCATCTCGCGACGCCGCGTTTCATGATTTAGGCAAAGCAGAAAAGCGCCTCGACGATGTGTTCGAAGCGGTGTCGTTAGAAGGCGTGGAGCCGCTGCAAGTCATCGGACAACTGCTCAATAGTTATATTCTCGCCGAGTCGAAAGAGGGCTTTTATCTCATCGACCAACACGCTGCGCACGAGCGTTTGATGTTTGAAAAATTTCTGGTGCAGTCGCAAAACGCCAGCATCGCCAAGCAGGCGCTGCTGTTTCCATTGACGATTGACCTCTCCACGCCGGAAGTCGTGTGGATCGAAGACCAGACCGACATGCTCGATCATTTGGGCTTTGAGATTGAACCCTTTGGCCCGCAGACGATTATTTTGCGCACCCTGCCGTCGCACATTAACGCCGAACAGGCGGAAGCGTTTTTGAAAGACCTGCTGGGCGAGATGCAGCGCGAGGGCAGCACTGCTGAACGGCAGGACCGCGCATTGCACACCATGGCGTGCCGCGCGGCGGTGAAGTTCGGCGACCGCCTCACCCCTGACGACATGACGGGAATCATTCGCGGTTTGGAGTCGATCCCGCGCCGCAACGTCTGCCCGCACGGGCGCCCTTCCATTCTCTACGTCGGCGACGGCGACCTGCGAAAATTATTTAAACGCACCGGGTTTGATTGA
- a CDS encoding sulfatase translates to MKRRDFLSQCTAATAGATLAGCSHRAARSSSTSKRPPNIVFFFIDDMGWRDLGCMGSEFYSTPNIDRLSRQGMTFTNAYANAPNCAPTRACLLSGQYTPRHGVYTVGSSARKPDNKRKLVPVTNNQTLATDNLTFMEALKPAGYASVSIGKWHLGATPETLPTGQGFDQNIGGTHSGSPNGGYFPPYKNKNLSDGPEGEYLTNRLTDDAVAFIETNKDRPFFLYLSHYAVHTPIQAKPEIAQKYERKPPRHGQENADYAAMIESVDDSVGRVLETLDQLGLSGDTVVVFTSDNGGHGCITSNQPLHGAKGMLYEGGIRVPAMVRWPGKTQPGSVCDTPIISIDFYPTFLELAGLSAPEGKILDGQSITPLLAQTGTLKRGSLFWHFPAYLEQYSCNDGPWRTTPVSVIRKGDWKLLEFFEPEGTPNRLELYDLKNDLSETTDLAKHEPDKTRELLDDLRAWRDSVNAPVPTQADPNYEPDGFNMRL, encoded by the coding sequence ATGAAACGGCGTGATTTTCTTTCTCAATGTACAGCAGCGACGGCGGGCGCAACTTTGGCGGGATGTTCGCATCGTGCCGCGCGCTCTTCGTCTACGTCTAAGCGTCCGCCGAATATCGTTTTCTTTTTCATTGATGATATGGGATGGCGAGACCTGGGCTGCATGGGCAGCGAATTTTATTCGACCCCCAACATCGACCGCTTGTCGCGCCAAGGCATGACATTCACCAACGCTTATGCAAACGCGCCCAATTGCGCCCCCACCCGCGCCTGTCTATTGTCAGGGCAATATACCCCGCGCCACGGCGTCTACACCGTCGGCAGTTCTGCGAGAAAACCTGACAACAAACGCAAACTGGTCCCTGTCACCAACAACCAAACCCTCGCGACTGACAACCTGACCTTCATGGAAGCGCTCAAGCCTGCGGGTTATGCCAGCGTCAGCATCGGCAAATGGCACCTGGGCGCGACGCCCGAAACCCTGCCAACCGGGCAAGGGTTTGACCAAAACATCGGCGGGACCCATTCCGGCTCGCCCAACGGCGGCTATTTTCCACCCTATAAAAACAAGAACCTGTCCGACGGCCCTGAAGGCGAATATCTCACCAACCGCCTGACTGATGACGCGGTTGCGTTTATTGAAACCAACAAAGACCGTCCGTTTTTCTTGTATCTATCTCATTACGCCGTCCATACGCCGATTCAGGCGAAGCCGGAAATCGCCCAAAAATATGAACGCAAACCACCACGCCACGGACAAGAGAACGCCGACTACGCCGCCATGATCGAAAGCGTAGACGACAGCGTGGGCCGCGTTCTCGAGACGCTCGACCAACTCGGCCTGTCTGGCGACACGGTGGTGGTGTTCACATCCGACAACGGCGGGCACGGCTGCATCACATCCAACCAGCCGTTGCACGGCGCGAAAGGGATGCTATACGAAGGCGGAATTCGCGTACCGGCGATGGTGCGCTGGCCGGGCAAGACGCAACCGGGCAGCGTGTGTGATACGCCCATTATTTCAATTGATTTTTATCCGACGTTTCTCGAACTGGCGGGGCTGTCGGCGCCGGAGGGTAAAATCCTCGACGGGCAGAGCATCACGCCGCTGCTAGCCCAAACGGGGACGCTCAAGCGCGGGTCGCTCTTTTGGCATTTCCCCGCCTATCTTGAACAATATAGTTGTAACGACGGCCCCTGGCGCACCACGCCTGTGAGCGTGATCCGCAAAGGCGACTGGAAGTTGTTGGAATTTTTTGAACCCGAGGGAACCCCGAACCGGCTTGAGTTGTATGACCTGAAAAACGACCTCAGCGAAACCACCGACTTAGCGAAACACGAGCCAGACAAAACCCGCGAGTTGTTAGACGATCTGCGCGCCTGGCGCGACTCGGTTAACGCGCCCGTCCCCACACAGGCCGATCCGAATTATGAACCCGACGGCTTCAACATGCGCTTGTGA